One window from the genome of Leptospira johnsonii encodes:
- the ilvC gene encoding ketol-acid reductoisomerase has translation MANLYYDKDTDLSVLKGKTIAVIGYGSQGHAQAQNMKDSGLKVIIGLKEGSKSKKEAEEAGFEVFSVAEAAKKADIIQILAPDEIQADIYKADIEPNLKDGDALVFSHGFNIHFEFIQPPKTVDVYMVAPKGPGHLVRRVYVEGGGVPCLIAVNQDATGTAKQRALAHAAGVGGGRAGILETSFREETETDLFGEQVVLCGGLSNLIMAGFETLTEAGYDPEIAYFECLHEVKLITDLIYEGGLARMRYSISGTAEYGDYVSGPRIIDAGVKARMKDVLNDIQKANGSKFAKAWIAETKAGYPEFNKMREKNAGHPIESVGKKLRGMMKWLSK, from the coding sequence ATGGCTAATTTATACTACGATAAAGATACGGATCTTTCCGTATTAAAAGGAAAGACCATCGCCGTAATCGGATACGGAAGCCAAGGTCACGCACAAGCTCAGAACATGAAAGATTCCGGGCTGAAAGTTATCATCGGTCTGAAAGAAGGATCCAAATCCAAAAAAGAAGCGGAAGAAGCTGGTTTTGAAGTATTCTCCGTTGCTGAGGCCGCTAAAAAGGCGGACATTATCCAAATCCTAGCTCCGGACGAGATCCAAGCTGATATCTATAAAGCGGATATCGAGCCGAACCTGAAAGACGGAGACGCATTAGTTTTCTCTCATGGATTCAATATCCATTTCGAATTCATCCAACCTCCTAAAACCGTAGACGTTTACATGGTAGCTCCAAAAGGACCAGGACACTTGGTTCGTAGAGTATATGTAGAAGGCGGTGGGGTTCCTTGTTTGATCGCTGTAAACCAAGATGCAACTGGAACAGCAAAACAAAGGGCGCTTGCTCACGCAGCTGGAGTAGGTGGAGGAAGAGCAGGGATCCTAGAGACTTCTTTCAGAGAAGAGACAGAAACGGATCTTTTCGGAGAGCAAGTAGTTCTTTGTGGCGGTCTTTCCAACTTGATCATGGCAGGATTCGAAACTCTTACCGAAGCGGGTTACGATCCTGAGATCGCTTACTTTGAGTGTTTACACGAAGTTAAACTCATTACCGACCTGATCTACGAAGGTGGATTGGCTCGTATGCGTTATTCCATTTCAGGAACCGCAGAATACGGAGACTATGTTTCCGGACCTCGTATCATCGATGCCGGCGTTAAAGCTCGCATGAAAGATGTTCTGAATGATATCCAAAAAGCGAACGGTTCTAAATTCGCAAAAGCTTGGATTGCGGAAACCAAAGCTGGTTACCCTGAGTTCAATAAGATGAGAGAGAAAAATGCCGGTCACCCGATCGAGTCCGTAGGTAAAAAATTACGCGGCATGATGAAATGGCTGAGTAAATAA
- a CDS encoding SpoIIE family protein phosphatase gives MIYFNSWAISTLICSIFTFIIFAFLAALKKKANYTSAFSLLFFFVFLINFGFFISAIFPYPTASYHRLVTGPAAVFGTIFLCIFAYLYPRNDRSKETKYVIGILLGISLITISYSYLQIFTNKPIFDFKGQIYNYQQKVGNLLAASLLAFLLVMIFIQVRKIIRADKDERKALVQMSIGMDITYTVPVVSNLLLREGVITFNTFQQLYVGFMILGYFTLTILFINNTVDKTSFMTKIIGITVATCLVFAQAFSTVVNLKNESLFDEISIKEAQTFLNTGKSEGSSIAYAVSLGDSSNKPKILIKSTGIEPNLILAQKEILENRKAGNFLKRTPTTNIPKISSADYVPSPNDLFYSYYLRDEIGERTLLIAFPYLHYRKFLDETNSWLVFLTLSLVFVILVLFPFFFNRSLVRPLNTLIQGVGEVNLGNLTIRIPVLVQDEIGYLSESFNKMVGSILEGRTKLEEYADTLEEKVDARTKEVTEKMEEIHSLKVQQDGDYFLTSLLSKPLMTNWNRSSLVTTNFYIEQKKKFVFKNKESEIGGDICISGNLLFGSEKERWSVFLNGDAMGKSMQGAGGAIVLGTAMNNIMARSASQGKVLNISPEDWVREAYRELDDIFRTFDGVMMASAVLGLINERTGKMYYFNAEHPWAVLLRDGKASFLEKELTLRKLGSPSEMSFRILEFDLKPGDILYIGSDGRDDINLTEDGTNWIMNSDENMFLKTVEDSKGDLDRLVDRIHSLGALSDDLSLIRIGFHEKLSPNITESKTSIPESVLRKYTEAKALLQQREIGTAVVLLEEALHSVPSFKAAARLLGQVYYDRKEYDPSSRWFEKYLELDSDSPNVWFLLSVCYKHLKEYAKSSQAAEKVRSSQPHRLANLINLADNYRLLGRFEEARSILEAAESIDGENPGVRKLDELLKSKGY, from the coding sequence ATGATTTATTTTAACTCATGGGCGATCTCTACGCTCATCTGTTCCATTTTTACTTTTATCATCTTCGCTTTTTTAGCCGCGTTAAAGAAGAAGGCGAACTATACAAGCGCGTTCTCTCTTCTTTTCTTCTTCGTTTTTCTGATCAATTTCGGATTCTTTATATCTGCGATATTTCCTTATCCGACAGCTTCGTATCATAGACTTGTTACGGGTCCGGCAGCGGTATTTGGTACTATCTTTCTTTGTATTTTCGCATATTTATATCCCAGAAACGATCGTTCGAAAGAAACAAAGTATGTGATCGGAATTTTGCTCGGAATTTCTTTGATCACGATCTCTTATTCCTACCTTCAAATTTTTACAAATAAACCCATATTTGATTTTAAGGGACAAATATATAATTATCAACAAAAGGTGGGGAATCTTCTCGCGGCATCGCTACTTGCATTCCTTTTAGTGATGATCTTTATCCAGGTCAGAAAAATTATCCGTGCAGATAAGGATGAGAGAAAGGCACTAGTACAAATGTCGATAGGAATGGACATAACTTATACGGTTCCTGTCGTTTCCAATTTACTGCTACGCGAAGGGGTTATCACCTTCAATACATTCCAGCAGCTTTATGTTGGTTTTATGATCTTGGGGTATTTTACTCTAACTATATTATTTATTAATAATACGGTTGATAAGACTTCATTTATGACCAAGATTATTGGGATTACAGTGGCGACTTGTTTAGTTTTTGCTCAGGCATTTTCTACAGTAGTGAACCTAAAAAATGAGTCCTTATTTGATGAGATCAGTATTAAGGAAGCCCAAACATTTTTAAACACTGGAAAATCTGAGGGTTCTTCGATTGCATATGCTGTTTCTTTGGGAGATTCTTCTAACAAACCCAAGATTTTGATAAAATCCACAGGAATAGAGCCGAATCTGATTCTGGCCCAAAAAGAAATTTTAGAAAATAGAAAGGCAGGAAATTTTCTCAAAAGAACTCCGACTACGAATATTCCTAAAATAAGTTCGGCGGATTACGTACCTTCTCCTAATGATCTGTTTTATTCTTATTATCTACGGGACGAGATAGGGGAAAGAACTCTCCTTATAGCTTTTCCTTATCTGCATTACCGAAAGTTTTTGGATGAAACGAATAGTTGGCTGGTGTTCTTAACTCTCTCTCTTGTATTCGTGATCTTAGTTTTGTTCCCATTCTTCTTCAACCGAAGCTTAGTGCGTCCTTTGAACACATTGATCCAAGGAGTGGGGGAGGTAAATTTAGGAAATCTTACGATACGCATTCCGGTACTTGTACAAGATGAGATAGGTTATCTTTCCGAATCTTTTAATAAGATGGTGGGAAGTATTTTAGAAGGAAGAACCAAGTTAGAAGAATATGCAGACACCTTGGAAGAAAAGGTGGATGCCCGCACAAAAGAAGTTACCGAGAAAATGGAAGAGATCCATTCACTTAAGGTGCAGCAAGATGGGGATTATTTTCTAACTTCTCTTTTAAGCAAACCTTTGATGACGAATTGGAATCGTTCTTCGTTGGTTACTACTAACTTCTATATCGAACAAAAGAAAAAATTCGTTTTTAAAAATAAAGAATCCGAAATCGGAGGGGATATTTGTATTAGCGGGAATCTTTTGTTTGGCTCTGAAAAAGAAAGGTGGTCCGTGTTCTTAAACGGAGACGCGATGGGAAAATCTATGCAAGGAGCAGGAGGCGCCATCGTGCTCGGAACAGCTATGAATAATATCATGGCAAGATCCGCGAGCCAGGGAAAAGTCCTGAATATTTCTCCGGAAGATTGGGTGAGAGAAGCGTACCGAGAGTTAGATGATATTTTCAGGACGTTCGACGGAGTAATGATGGCTTCTGCAGTACTCGGGCTAATCAACGAAAGAACCGGAAAGATGTACTATTTTAACGCGGAACATCCTTGGGCAGTACTTCTTCGGGACGGAAAAGCCTCTTTCCTAGAAAAAGAATTAACTTTACGTAAACTAGGTTCTCCTTCCGAAATGAGCTTTAGAATTTTGGAATTCGATCTAAAGCCGGGGGATATTCTTTACATAGGTTCGGATGGAAGAGACGATATTAATCTAACCGAAGACGGAACGAATTGGATCATGAACTCCGACGAGAATATGTTTCTCAAAACGGTCGAGGACTCCAAAGGAGATCTGGATCGTTTAGTGGATCGTATCCATAGTTTGGGTGCATTGTCCGACGATCTCTCGTTGATACGCATCGGATTTCATGAAAAACTTTCTCCGAATATTACAGAATCTAAAACTAGTATCCCGGAATCTGTATTAAGAAAATACACCGAGGCCAAGGCATTATTACAACAAAGAGAGATCGGCACCGCAGTAGTATTATTGGAAGAAGCGTTACATTCTGTCCCTTCTTTCAAAGCTGCCGCGAGATTATTGGGACAAGTGTATTATGATCGAAAGGAGTATGATCCTTCTTCTCGTTGGTTTGAAAAATATTTAGAGTTGGATTCCGATTCCCCGAATGTTTGGTTCTTACTTTCCGTATGTTATAAACATTTGAAAGAATATGCAAAGTCGAGCCAAGCTGCGGAGAAGGTTCGTAGTTCCCAACCTCATCGTCTTGCGAACCTGATCAATCTTGCGGACAATTATAGACTATTAGGTCGTTTCGAAGAGGCACGTTCTATTCTAGAAGCAGCAGAGTCCATAGACGGAGAGAACCCAGGAGTCAGAAAGTTGGACGAACTCTTGAAATCGAAGGGCTACTGA
- a CDS encoding caspase family protein translates to MKSLISIIGISLFLFSTDVFAQKRLGLIFGSNYKGNKAGIPELNLCEADAKYLHDEIKRVGKFDEIKIVLGKDVTKDNIQKEIKALASKAKADDTVFLYFSGHGAFQRDEKAKNGMRNLIICYDRPHLSDDELNDYLEGIKSPKTVFVFDCCFSGGIAKKGKATRGSANVPIPEGSDGTVKQDSQDFFFQDKAIISSADDNQTAIEVGGTINHGIFTYNFGKALSSGDLNQDNVITALEAFFASKDETVNMAKKYDHEQVPQISGNASGIFLAGEKKPEPPKPVEPVKPPVNPTPVPDVQPPKPEPETPVVTNEEPPVVPTNLKGDLVIKTTIIQDRAYAVSDLPPEIRLTSGKKRVGNRSIRVLIDDKEVDKTITTESSNYWGAVKRMGKLTPGATYTLTVKGVPAGVHKVTIQADDYPEVQKTQAVLPNKRNDLEVVTSMTGYGAIRGKVFYRTLDNPVINQPIFMPTITSVTGIQKLNTDQNGNFWFTNLKPGEYEIKATFAEDLNLNNADIKVREGEVTEVDIILNVKLPSTKTKY, encoded by the coding sequence TTGAAATCCTTAATTTCCATAATCGGAATTTCCCTCTTTTTGTTTTCCACAGATGTGTTCGCACAGAAAAGGTTAGGCCTTATCTTCGGATCCAACTATAAAGGAAACAAAGCCGGAATTCCTGAGTTAAATCTTTGTGAGGCGGATGCCAAATATCTACACGATGAGATCAAACGTGTAGGAAAATTCGACGAGATCAAAATTGTTTTGGGTAAAGATGTAACCAAAGACAATATCCAGAAAGAAATTAAGGCTCTTGCTTCCAAAGCAAAAGCGGATGATACTGTATTTCTTTATTTCTCCGGTCACGGCGCTTTTCAAAGAGATGAAAAAGCAAAGAACGGAATGAGAAACCTGATCATCTGTTATGATAGGCCTCACCTTTCCGACGATGAATTGAACGATTATCTAGAAGGTATCAAATCCCCTAAGACAGTTTTCGTTTTCGACTGCTGCTTCTCTGGAGGGATCGCTAAAAAAGGAAAAGCAACCAGAGGTTCTGCGAATGTTCCAATTCCAGAAGGAAGTGATGGAACAGTTAAACAAGACTCTCAGGACTTCTTCTTCCAAGATAAGGCTATCATTTCCAGTGCGGATGATAACCAAACTGCGATCGAAGTCGGCGGAACAATCAATCACGGGATCTTCACTTATAATTTCGGAAAAGCTCTTTCTAGCGGAGACTTAAATCAGGACAACGTGATCACTGCGCTCGAAGCATTCTTCGCTTCTAAAGACGAAACAGTTAATATGGCTAAAAAGTATGATCACGAACAAGTGCCTCAGATTTCGGGTAACGCGTCGGGTATCTTTTTGGCTGGAGAAAAAAAGCCAGAACCTCCAAAACCTGTGGAGCCTGTTAAACCTCCTGTAAATCCAACTCCAGTTCCGGATGTACAACCTCCTAAACCTGAGCCCGAAACTCCTGTCGTCACTAACGAAGAACCTCCAGTTGTTCCTACAAATCTGAAAGGTGATCTGGTGATCAAAACCACTATTATCCAAGACAGAGCTTATGCGGTGTCCGATCTTCCACCTGAGATCCGTTTGACTTCCGGTAAGAAGAGAGTGGGGAATCGTTCGATCAGAGTACTCATCGACGATAAGGAAGTGGATAAGACGATCACAACCGAATCTTCTAATTATTGGGGAGCGGTCAAAAGAATGGGGAAATTGACCCCAGGTGCGACTTATACTTTAACCGTTAAAGGTGTACCTGCCGGAGTTCATAAGGTAACCATCCAAGCGGATGATTACCCAGAAGTCCAAAAGACCCAGGCAGTTCTTCCTAACAAGAGAAACGATCTGGAAGTGGTAACTTCTATGACAGGTTACGGAGCGATCCGAGGAAAAGTATTCTACAGAACCTTGGATAATCCTGTGATCAACCAACCGATCTTCATGCCTACGATTACAAGCGTGACAGGTATCCAAAAATTGAATACTGATCAAAACGGTAACTTCTGGTTTACGAACCTGAAACCGGGAGAGTATGAGATCAAGGCTACCTTTGCGGAAGATCTGAACTTGAATAATGCGGATATTAAGGTGAGAGAGGGAGAAGTAACGGAAGTGGATATTATCCTGAATGTGAAACTTCCTTCTACCAAAACCAAATATTAA
- a CDS encoding LTA synthase family protein, whose translation MKRLPSNLKLIGGYAIYFVLILIFYKAAFLWVYSYRLEGAETKDILWAVLVGLRFDISVIGMILGPFAFLSCLPYLNRFKFFNFFWGYFPILISVWMLSHLIADIVYFENANKHIGYEGFVFIGKDMGVILKSAFEQNPLLAVVASLLILVFLPLSTYLFLRFNPYKHEPESWKRDSILSFVVLVLVVFAIRGGVQETPLRASNAIVSGHSFVNNIALNGVFTSIMDLKSQSIPNYLKLETKESVRIVREEISYEGAEFIGKKYPLLRKQKQTNNGKPPNIVLILLENWTGKFIDPISDGKVFGKELTPNFNKLLRKGRFYTRFFASGGRTTNGMMSILTGLPDRPGLTVVRTHQVLGNFSGIGNIFKGLGYDTFFVTGGDLSFDNKATLMPHWGFDSVLGEKEIAKLNRFKIGAWGYDDADVLQVLHEKISESKKPFLGVSLTLSTHYPYRAPDPKFRIFNEDERDFEYLNVYHYADWAVRDFMDRAEKSKYFDNTIFVFVADHTHHRYLDYYEDRNIPFLIYSPGRILPAIDDRDASQLDVIPTILGLVGKEAYFSAMGRNLLAPKKTESAYFAYGNLIGWIESDLFYIHFVDGNRNLKYSAKGPREEVSLCDTQPKICDSHFNKARAFLNLSHELMNQNLVFPTKEELERKEY comes from the coding sequence ATGAAACGTTTACCAAGCAATCTTAAATTGATCGGCGGATACGCCATCTACTTTGTTCTCATTCTAATTTTTTATAAAGCAGCTTTTCTTTGGGTGTATTCCTATAGATTGGAAGGTGCAGAAACCAAGGATATTTTGTGGGCGGTCTTGGTAGGGCTTAGGTTCGATATTTCTGTAATCGGAATGATCTTGGGACCGTTCGCTTTTCTTTCCTGTCTTCCTTATTTAAATCGTTTTAAGTTTTTCAATTTTTTCTGGGGATACTTTCCGATCTTGATCAGCGTCTGGATGCTTTCTCATTTGATCGCTGATATAGTTTATTTTGAGAATGCGAACAAACACATAGGATACGAGGGTTTTGTATTTATAGGAAAGGATATGGGTGTGATCTTAAAATCCGCCTTTGAACAGAACCCTTTACTGGCTGTAGTTGCTTCTCTTTTGATTTTGGTATTTTTGCCATTATCTACTTATCTTTTCTTAAGATTCAATCCATATAAACACGAACCGGAATCTTGGAAAAGGGACTCTATCCTTTCCTTCGTCGTTTTGGTTCTGGTCGTTTTTGCGATCCGAGGAGGAGTTCAAGAAACTCCTCTAAGAGCGAGTAATGCGATTGTTTCAGGACATTCTTTTGTGAATAATATTGCGTTGAATGGCGTATTCACTTCTATCATGGATTTGAAAAGTCAGTCCATTCCGAATTATCTGAAGTTGGAAACCAAGGAATCCGTCCGTATTGTTAGAGAAGAGATCTCCTATGAAGGTGCCGAATTTATAGGGAAAAAATATCCTCTATTAAGAAAACAGAAACAAACCAATAACGGAAAACCTCCGAATATAGTTTTGATACTTCTGGAAAACTGGACCGGAAAATTTATAGATCCGATCAGCGATGGAAAGGTTTTCGGAAAAGAGCTCACTCCTAATTTTAATAAGCTTTTAAGAAAAGGGAGATTTTATACTCGATTTTTTGCATCAGGGGGAAGGACTACTAATGGTATGATGTCCATCCTGACCGGTTTACCGGATCGACCTGGATTGACTGTGGTTCGGACCCACCAAGTATTGGGAAATTTTTCCGGGATAGGAAATATCTTCAAAGGATTGGGTTACGATACATTCTTTGTGACCGGCGGAGATTTAAGTTTTGATAATAAAGCAACTTTAATGCCTCATTGGGGATTCGATTCTGTGCTGGGCGAAAAAGAGATCGCTAAACTGAACAGATTTAAGATCGGAGCCTGGGGTTATGATGATGCAGATGTGCTTCAAGTGCTGCATGAAAAAATTTCAGAATCCAAAAAGCCTTTTTTGGGAGTTTCTCTTACTTTATCTACACATTATCCGTATCGTGCTCCCGATCCTAAGTTCAGGATCTTTAATGAGGACGAGAGAGACTTTGAATATCTAAACGTGTATCATTATGCGGATTGGGCAGTCCGAGACTTTATGGACCGTGCCGAAAAATCAAAATACTTCGATAATACGATCTTTGTTTTCGTGGCGGATCATACTCACCATCGTTATTTGGACTATTATGAAGATAGAAATATTCCGTTTTTAATATATTCTCCCGGGAGAATATTACCTGCGATCGACGATAGAGATGCTTCCCAATTGGACGTGATCCCTACGATCTTGGGCCTTGTCGGCAAGGAGGCGTACTTTTCCGCTATGGGAAGAAATTTGCTGGCTCCTAAAAAGACAGAGTCCGCGTACTTTGCTTACGGAAATTTGATCGGTTGGATCGAGTCGGATCTATTTTACATTCATTTCGTGGATGGAAATCGTAACTTAAAATATTCTGCAAAAGGTCCGAGGGAAGAAGTGAGTCTTTGTGATACTCAACCTAAGATCTGTGATTCACATTTCAATAAGGCGAGAGCGTTTTTGAATCTTAGCCACGAATTGATGAATCAGAATTTGGTGTTTCCAACTAAGGAAGAATTGGAAAGAAAAGAGTATTAA
- a CDS encoding MutS family DNA mismatch repair protein, with the protein MNPLDRVRRLGSEISRLGRIIQKEESTLSLLSTFRILSFLFFIAWIVGVYLLRTVSDLYYLPSILILAVFYRLLSAYQKRREKIRRLNIWTDFLTAQISRIQLDGKHYPKSKREYYKNLVLETGLPSWTKDLDFLGEKGIFSRIDTTIIQKGTSRFLEYFLETHEESKVIPRQTAVIGLSKKARVLQKLLRQFRLYEASFPARREGEEEKLPSYIPKIGNLQPERSEKNKTNFPFNLFEEAPNDFWKFSFGKVAGALRVLFPIWLVLVWLLVLGSFLFGQTWGFGIFILHSAFFGSYRNRSLKMLQPIAEDSETLEELGKLLLYIRSSNLSGTKGEVFLSNWKKKELKNSWKQFLKISNLAAYTQSPLAHALLNILFFFDLWIWRRYTSWWDQDGASLKISMSDLAELDSLLPLANLSWIEPGFTFPRLEKSNATIYAKDLVHPLIPSDKRVANDLEPMQQGKLLLLTGSNMSGKTTYLRALGISGIFAMAGGPVPASEFITPILEVHSSIRNEDSVEEGISFFYAEVRRLGRILQDIKNSQKGRLVLLDEILKGTNSRERTIACKGILKKLRQYGVFGIITTHDLELADLPELSLFHFREEIENGKMTFDFKIRSGIVQSSNALEVLRLEGLDLD; encoded by the coding sequence ATGAACCCCCTTGATAGGGTCCGTCGACTTGGATCCGAAATTTCCCGCCTTGGCAGGATCATCCAAAAGGAAGAATCCACACTTTCCTTATTATCCACTTTCAGGATACTTTCCTTCTTATTCTTTATCGCTTGGATCGTCGGAGTATATCTTTTACGTACAGTTTCCGATCTATATTATTTGCCTTCGATTCTTATCTTAGCAGTATTCTATCGTTTATTGTCTGCCTACCAAAAAAGAAGGGAGAAGATCAGAAGGTTAAATATCTGGACCGATTTTCTAACGGCTCAGATCTCTAGGATCCAATTGGATGGAAAACATTATCCAAAGTCCAAGAGAGAATATTATAAAAATCTGGTATTAGAGACTGGACTTCCTTCTTGGACCAAGGATCTGGATTTTTTAGGTGAGAAGGGGATTTTTTCTAGGATAGACACCACTATTATCCAAAAGGGAACTTCCAGATTTTTAGAATACTTTTTAGAGACTCATGAAGAATCGAAAGTAATCCCAAGACAAACCGCAGTAATTGGCCTTTCAAAAAAAGCAAGAGTGCTCCAAAAGTTACTCAGGCAATTTAGATTGTATGAGGCTTCTTTTCCGGCAAGAAGAGAAGGAGAGGAAGAAAAACTTCCTTCTTATATTCCTAAGATCGGTAATTTACAACCGGAACGTTCCGAAAAGAATAAGACTAATTTTCCGTTTAATCTATTCGAAGAAGCGCCAAATGATTTTTGGAAATTTTCTTTTGGAAAAGTAGCAGGAGCGCTTAGAGTTTTATTTCCTATTTGGTTAGTTCTCGTTTGGCTTTTAGTATTAGGAAGTTTTCTATTCGGGCAAACCTGGGGATTTGGGATTTTCATTCTTCATTCTGCATTTTTCGGATCTTATAGAAATAGATCCTTAAAAATGTTACAACCCATTGCAGAAGATTCTGAAACGTTGGAGGAGTTAGGAAAACTTCTGCTCTATATCCGTTCTTCCAATCTTTCCGGAACGAAAGGAGAAGTCTTTCTTTCCAATTGGAAGAAGAAGGAACTAAAAAACTCTTGGAAACAATTCCTTAAAATTTCCAATTTGGCGGCTTATACTCAGTCTCCTCTCGCTCACGCCTTACTGAATATTTTATTTTTCTTCGATCTTTGGATCTGGAGAAGGTATACATCTTGGTGGGATCAGGACGGAGCCTCCTTGAAGATATCCATGTCTGACCTTGCTGAGTTGGATTCTTTGCTTCCGCTTGCGAATTTGAGTTGGATAGAGCCCGGATTTACATTTCCTAGATTAGAAAAATCGAATGCAACGATCTATGCAAAGGATCTTGTTCATCCTCTGATCCCTTCCGACAAAAGGGTAGCAAATGATCTGGAGCCTATGCAACAAGGGAAACTTCTTCTTTTAACCGGATCGAATATGTCTGGGAAAACCACTTACTTAAGAGCGTTGGGAATTTCCGGAATTTTTGCGATGGCAGGGGGACCAGTACCCGCTTCCGAATTTATCACTCCTATCTTAGAAGTACATTCTAGTATCCGAAACGAAGATTCGGTAGAGGAAGGGATCTCTTTCTTCTACGCGGAAGTAAGACGCTTGGGAAGGATATTACAAGATATTAAGAATTCTCAAAAGGGCAGATTAGTTCTATTAGATGAGATCTTAAAAGGCACAAATTCCAGAGAGAGAACAATTGCCTGCAAAGGGATCTTGAAAAAGTTAAGACAGTATGGAGTATTCGGGATCATTACCACTCATGATCTGGAATTAGCCGATTTACCAGAGCTTTCTTTGTTTCATTTTAGAGAAGAAATTGAGAACGGCAAAATGACTTTCGATTTTAAGATAAGATCAGGTATAGTCCAATCCAGCAACGCTTTGGAAGTTTTGAGATTAGAAGGTTTGGATCTGGATTAA
- a CDS encoding DoxX family protein yields the protein MVRKILFYLMVVFYLLAGSAHFIIPEFYYGMMPPYIPYHYEVNILAGVTEILLALALLPSSTRVSAAWGIIILLIAVFPANIQMSLNAYESKDPKFLLTLIRLPFQILFLSWAWMFTKKDSV from the coding sequence ATGGTACGAAAGATTCTTTTTTATTTGATGGTTGTATTTTATCTCTTAGCCGGGTCTGCACATTTTATTATCCCAGAATTTTATTACGGAATGATGCCTCCCTATATACCCTATCATTATGAGGTGAATATACTTGCAGGAGTCACCGAAATCTTACTCGCTCTTGCGTTACTTCCCTCATCCACAAGAGTGTCTGCTGCCTGGGGAATTATCATACTCTTAATCGCAGTTTTCCCTGCAAATATACAAATGAGTTTGAACGCTTACGAATCGAAAGATCCTAAATTTCTCTTAACATTGATTCGACTTCCGTTCCAAATATTATTCCTATCTTGGGCATGGATGTTTACGAAAAAGGATTCTGTTTAA